The following is a genomic window from Clostridium fungisolvens.
GTATCTGATAACCCTCATATCTTCCTGGAAATATAAGCATCATTACAGGCTCCGCTAAAAAGTATAGCCCTAAGGTACAAGGTATAGCTATAACCATTGACATTCTTATAGCAGAGTCTACCTTAGAAGCAACTTCTCTCATATTCTTCAATATATAATTTTCAGCAATTATAGGTATTAAGGAAGTACTTAGAGCAACAGATAGTGTTAAAGGTATGTTGACTATTACCGAAGCTTTACCTGTTAGCTGAGCATAAAGTATAGTAGCTTGTCTATAATCAAAACCTGCGTTCAAAAGTTGCCTTGGCACTAATATTGAATCAATCAAACTAGCTATTGTACCAACCGCACCACCTAGAGATATTGGGATAGCTATTTTAATCAACTGAGTAAGAAGTTTATCATTTGATTTTACTTTCCTTACACCAAAGCTTTTTTTAACTTTAAAGTACTTTCTTATCAGATATATTCCGCCTAAAAAGCCTCCTGCTGCTGCGCCGAAGGCAGCACCACCTGCTGAATATTCTATTCCATAAGGCAGTAATAAAACCGCTAGTCCAACACCTACAACTACTCTTCCTATTTGCTCAATTATCTGCGATATTGCAGATGGATTCATATTTTGTAGCCCTTGAAAAAAGCCTCTAAAAGCAGACATTATAGATATGCATATAGGTGCAAAAGCAACTCCAATAATAGAATAATACGACTTTGAATCCCATCTTAATGCGGACATTATAGGTCTAGCACCTAAGAATAAAAACAGCGACATGCCTGTCCCTAAAATTATCATTAAGATAAATGATTCTTTCATTGTTTGAAACGATGTATCCAAATCTCCAATTGCATTACTTTCTGAAACCATCTTAGAAACTGCCACCGGAATTCCTGCTGCTATTGCGACATAAAACATATACAAAGGATAAGTCATTTGATAATATCCTATACCCTCATCGCCTATAAGCATTATTAAGGGCCAACGAAAAAATATCCCTAAGAATCTTGTGAATATTCCAGCAACACCTAATATTATACTCCCTTTTATAAGTGATTGTTTTTTCATAAAATACCTCCAAATTTTTTAACTACTTAATCTTTATTGCAAATTTGGAGGTATTATTACAGAATTTTTTATATCTAACTGAATAAATCTTTAAAACCTAGTCAATAATTAAAATGGTTTTGGGATGCAAGTCCTAGGAGATATTATTGTTCCATTTGTTTTCCTAGGAATGCGGCTGCTGTTTCAGCAAGCTTGATTTCTAAGTCTCCAAACTTTTCTCCAGCTTGTTTGGATAATATCAAAACAGCGCCTATTGCATCCCCCTCTGATATTATCGGTGATACTACTTGACATGAATATTTGTCTTCAGCTGTATCTTCGCTATACAATGGTACAACTTTAGCTCCAGTAGCTCCTAAACATACAGTTTTTCTTTCATCCATAATTTTTTCTAATTCATTACTTATTTTCTTCTCCATAAAATCTTTTTTGGAAGCTCCACTGACTGAAATGAAAGCATCTTTATCAGCAATTAAAACTATATGTCCTATTGCTTGTTGAAGGCTTTCCGCATA
Proteins encoded in this region:
- a CDS encoding putative polysaccharide biosynthesis protein, with product MKKQSLIKGSIILGVAGIFTRFLGIFFRWPLIMLIGDEGIGYYQMTYPLYMFYVAIAAGIPVAVSKMVSESNAIGDLDTSFQTMKESFILMIILGTGMSLFLFLGARPIMSALRWDSKSYYSIIGVAFAPICISIMSAFRGFFQGLQNMNPSAISQIIEQIGRVVVGVGLAVLLLPYGIEYSAGGAAFGAAAGGFLGGIYLIRKYFKVKKSFGVRKVKSNDKLLTQLIKIAIPISLGGAVGTIASLIDSILVPRQLLNAGFDYRQATILYAQLTGKASVIVNIPLTLSVALSTSLIPIIAENYILKNMREVASKVDSAIRMSMVIAIPCTLGLYFLAEPVMMLIFPGRYEGYQILKYLAISIPFIILAQTTTAILQSTGSYAMPVINLLIGCFIKVVLTLYLIPISWLNIYGAVAASILAYIAASILNLIYLHLKLKVRIDYGAAMIKPLAAATIMILVVLITYLNIFNRTSSNGIACLISVFLGIIIYVMLIVILGVFKYDYIKSRFLKRHR
- the spoVT gene encoding stage V sporulation protein T; its protein translation is MKATGIVRRIDDLGRVVIPKEIRRTLRIREGDPLEIFTDREGGVILKKYSPIGELTDFSKEYAESLQQAIGHIVLIADKDAFISVSGASKKDFMEKKISNELEKIMDERKTVCLGATGAKVVPLYSEDTAEDKYSCQVVSPIISEGDAIGAVLILSKQAGEKFGDLEIKLAETAAAFLGKQMEQ